From a single Desulfobulbaceae bacterium DB1 genomic region:
- a CDS encoding heat-shock protein Hsp20, whose amino-acid sequence MWTRWNDIDRMFTAMDLLQSRMNRIFPDYDRFRVMPAGWGVTESGPRTNLYDAGDHFEVKVEVAGLAKEDLNIKIQGNYLEISGTRKADAPEGYTAHRVERGTTSFTRSFTLPADVNADKVKATLLNGLLTLALPKSEAAKPKQITVN is encoded by the coding sequence ATGTGGACACGGTGGAATGACATTGATCGCATGTTTACTGCCATGGATCTGCTGCAATCCAGAATGAACCGGATTTTCCCTGATTACGACAGATTCCGGGTAATGCCGGCCGGCTGGGGCGTGACGGAAAGCGGACCCAGGACAAATCTCTACGATGCCGGTGACCATTTTGAAGTCAAGGTCGAAGTTGCGGGTCTTGCCAAAGAGGACCTCAACATCAAGATTCAGGGCAACTATCTTGAGATAAGCGGCACCAGAAAAGCGGATGCGCCGGAAGGATACACCGCCCACCGGGTGGAACGTGGCACCACGTCCTTCACCCGCAGTTTCACCCTGCCTGCGGATGTCAATGCGGACAAGGTGAAGGCAACGCTGCTGAATGGACTGCTGACTCTGGCATTACCGAAATCAGAGGCGGCAAAACCGAAACAGATCACCGTCAACTGA
- a CDS encoding heat-shock protein produces the protein MTDRNDIVKREETMPERSRELPAVVPLVDIYENEDEILLYADMPGVEKNNITINIENGKLALSAIRKITASGAAGWEEFSDVEYQRTFSVPQAIDVGKVNAELKDGVLRLHLPKSEAAKPRQIEIKAG, from the coding sequence ATGACCGATAGAAACGATATTGTGAAAAGAGAAGAAACCATGCCGGAAAGAAGCCGTGAGTTGCCGGCAGTTGTGCCTCTTGTCGACATATATGAAAATGAGGATGAAATTCTGCTTTACGCCGATATGCCGGGCGTGGAAAAAAACAACATCACCATCAATATAGAAAACGGCAAACTCGCCCTCTCCGCCATCCGCAAAATTACGGCAAGCGGCGCTGCGGGCTGGGAGGAGTTCAGCGACGTGGAGTATCAACGAACCTTTTCCGTGCCCCAGGCCATTGATGTCGGCAAAGTCAATGCGGAATTAAAAGACGGCGTCCTGCGTCTCCACCTGCCGAAATCAGAGGCGGCAAAACCGCGGCAGATCGAAATAAAAGCCGGCTGA
- a CDS encoding ModE family transcriptional regulator, which yields MAGEQFIIRSKIWIEDEKGKVVFGLGRYRILDAVARHSSLQAAAKELKMGYRALWGRIKASEERLGKTLVVREGKGSRLTPFAQELMEQFKKLHSHILEDSNIVFSKLLAGCFDK from the coding sequence ATGGCAGGTGAGCAGTTTATCATACGGTCAAAAATCTGGATCGAGGATGAAAAAGGGAAGGTGGTATTTGGACTTGGGCGTTACCGGATTCTCGATGCGGTGGCCCGCCATTCATCACTGCAGGCGGCGGCCAAGGAGCTGAAGATGGGCTACCGGGCCCTTTGGGGCCGCATCAAGGCCTCGGAGGAGAGATTGGGAAAAACCTTGGTGGTGCGGGAAGGAAAAGGGTCACGGTTGACGCCTTTTGCCCAAGAATTGATGGAGCAGTTCAAAAAACTTCACTCCCATATTCTCGAGGACTCAAACATTGTTTTTAGTAAATTGCTTGCCGGTTGTTTTGATAAATGA
- a CDS encoding (2Fe-2S)-binding protein — MKLITFSINAVELTVAGGTTILDAAEKIGIPIPTLCRVADKSEADCGICAVECEGSEELLRACSTQAAAGMVIRTDTETVKKYRQKQLTRLAATHFGDCKAPCNLTCPGQINVQGYIAHVAKGQYEEAVRLIMERNPFPFSVGRVCPRFCETRCRRILVDEPVSINHLKRFVADWCMANKIDLKIRRRSLTGKKVAVVGGGPAGLTAAYFLAEKGHAVTVFEANDKLGGMLRYGLPEYKIPKKILDYEISSILRLGISVQLNQHWGRDFTLASLNEQGFDSVLLTIGTTVDQPLEIPGATLNNVLPATRFLHMVNEEVGRDYGRRAAVIGGNNVAMETARCLLRNNVDQVTIIYPRAQLEMPANQRNIREAEREGVQFLLMASPIQIMEKDGGLELELIRMKLGEADARGIRLPVAIPGSANILKVDTVIYALGQSACGEEGIPGDRQADDLEFTPGNIIKANPRTSLTNLADVYAAGDATSGPRSVIQAVVSARRAAENIHAALMAVSKEPADSRFNFSRGRSFDDVDMRNFDGVKVRLREKMPSRPPERCIQDFDEVKLGFTEQMARREAARCLSCGCTAFDRCDFKRLCIENFVDPNKTGMGTSPRYKKDLSHPVIAVDLDKCVFCRRCVNSCQYGALEMSAASLDNEGRPQEIRLRFNEKCTHCGQCVDSCSTGALNKKDMSVPITGEATREIRTTCPYCGAGCQMLLKVKGNTIMEVESEPDLAPNYGALCVKGRFAFNFIHHPDRLTRPLIRRNGQLVETSWEEALNHAAKRFFDIKAMYGADAIAGFSCARATNEENYLMQKFMRTAIGTNNIDHCARL; from the coding sequence ATGAAACTAATTACCTTTTCCATTAATGCAGTCGAATTGACGGTAGCCGGCGGCACCACCATTCTGGACGCCGCGGAAAAAATCGGCATACCCATACCAACCCTTTGCCGTGTAGCGGACAAATCCGAGGCAGACTGCGGCATCTGCGCAGTGGAATGCGAAGGCAGCGAAGAATTGCTTCGGGCATGCAGCACGCAGGCTGCAGCCGGCATGGTCATCCGCACGGACACCGAAACGGTGAAGAAATACCGGCAAAAGCAACTGACTCGCCTCGCGGCAACCCATTTCGGCGACTGCAAGGCTCCCTGCAATCTGACCTGCCCCGGCCAGATTAATGTCCAGGGTTATATCGCCCATGTCGCAAAAGGACAGTATGAAGAGGCGGTTCGCCTGATCATGGAACGCAACCCCTTTCCCTTTTCAGTGGGGCGTGTCTGCCCCCGTTTCTGCGAAACCCGCTGCCGGCGCATTCTGGTTGATGAGCCTGTTTCCATCAACCACCTGAAACGATTTGTCGCGGACTGGTGCATGGCGAACAAGATTGATCTCAAAATCCGCCGCCGATCGCTGACCGGAAAAAAAGTGGCGGTGGTGGGCGGCGGCCCGGCGGGGCTCACCGCCGCCTACTTTCTGGCCGAAAAAGGTCACGCGGTTACGGTGTTTGAGGCCAATGACAAACTTGGCGGCATGCTGCGCTATGGCCTGCCGGAATACAAGATTCCCAAAAAGATCCTGGATTACGAAATCAGCAGCATTCTGCGCCTTGGAATCTCAGTACAGCTCAACCAGCACTGGGGGAGAGACTTTACCCTGGCAAGCCTGAATGAGCAAGGTTTTGACTCGGTGCTGCTGACCATCGGCACCACCGTTGACCAGCCTCTTGAAATTCCGGGTGCAACCCTGAACAATGTGCTGCCGGCTACCCGGTTTCTCCACATGGTCAATGAAGAGGTGGGAAGGGATTACGGCCGAAGAGCCGCTGTGATAGGCGGCAACAATGTGGCCATGGAAACGGCCCGCTGCCTGCTCCGCAACAATGTGGACCAGGTGACCATCATCTATCCCCGGGCGCAGCTCGAGATGCCGGCCAACCAGCGAAACATCCGTGAGGCGGAAAGGGAAGGAGTTCAGTTTCTACTCATGGCCTCCCCCATTCAGATCATGGAAAAAGACGGCGGTCTCGAGCTGGAACTGATCCGCATGAAACTGGGAGAGGCTGACGCCAGAGGAATCCGCCTGCCGGTGGCCATCCCCGGATCCGCCAATATTCTCAAGGTGGATACGGTAATCTATGCATTGGGACAGTCGGCCTGCGGGGAAGAGGGCATTCCCGGTGACCGGCAGGCGGACGACCTTGAATTCACCCCCGGCAACATTATCAAGGCCAACCCGAGAACCTCGCTTACCAATCTTGCTGATGTTTATGCCGCAGGCGATGCGACAAGCGGCCCCCGATCCGTCATCCAAGCCGTTGTTTCAGCCCGGCGAGCCGCGGAAAACATCCACGCCGCACTTATGGCGGTGAGTAAAGAACCGGCCGACAGCCGTTTTAATTTTTCCCGCGGCCGATCATTTGATGACGTTGACATGCGCAACTTCGACGGGGTCAAGGTGCGATTGCGGGAAAAAATGCCGTCACGGCCGCCGGAGCGATGCATCCAGGATTTCGACGAGGTCAAACTCGGTTTCACTGAACAGATGGCCAGGCGGGAGGCGGCACGATGCCTTTCCTGCGGCTGCACCGCTTTTGACCGGTGCGATTTCAAGCGACTGTGCATCGAAAATTTCGTTGATCCGAACAAAACCGGCATGGGGACGTCCCCGCGCTACAAAAAGGATCTGTCCCATCCTGTCATTGCGGTTGATCTCGACAAGTGCGTCTTCTGCCGGCGCTGCGTCAATTCCTGCCAATACGGGGCCCTGGAGATGTCAGCCGCCTCCCTTGACAACGAAGGCCGGCCCCAGGAAATACGTCTTCGTTTCAATGAAAAATGCACCCACTGCGGCCAATGCGTCGACAGCTGCTCAACCGGCGCCCTGAACAAAAAAGACATGTCCGTGCCGATCACGGGCGAAGCGACACGGGAGATACGCACCACCTGCCCTTACTGCGGGGCCGGCTGCCAGATGCTGCTCAAGGTGAAGGGCAATACCATCATGGAGGTGGAGTCGGAGCCTGATCTGGCACCCAATTACGGCGCGCTCTGCGTTAAGGGACGCTTTGCCTTTAACTTCATTCATCATCCGGACCGTCTGACTCGCCCGTTGATCAGGCGGAACGGCCAGCTGGTGGAGACCTCCTGGGAAGAGGCCTTAAATCATGCGGCAAAACGTTTTTTTGATATCAAGGCGATGTATGGCGCGGACGCCATTGCCGGATTTTCCTGCGCCCGGGCAACCAACGAAGAAAATTATCTGATGCAGAAATTCATGCGTACAGCGATCGGCACCAACAATATCGATCATTGTGCACGACTTTGA
- a CDS encoding formate dehydrogenase produces the protein MASLAITFGSGAMTNSIADAVNGKTDLFLMIGSNPDTSHPTIGLRIHQAVDRGAKLIVIDPRKTKLAERADHWLRILPGTDVAMLNGLMHIIIEEDLWDKEFVAERTEDFDELRTLVKKYPPEMVARITGITAEQLRRVARMYAAPGRHAIYHGMGITHYTTGTDRVKSIANLAMLCGKVGMEGGGCNPLRGQNNVQGACDMGALFNTLPGYGGLDDDDLFDCYEKLWNVKLPRRPGKPATEVWDNIMKGDIRALYIFGEDPAIADANIGHVRQALEEVDFLVVQDIFLTETAKAADVVFPAACFAEKDGTFASTERRVQRVRKAVDPPGDAKPDWRIFCELSRKMGYPLEYESVEHIFQEIASILPQYRGISYKRLDTVGLQWPVPDADHPGTPVLHIGNFTRGKGLFVAEDYIPPQEPVNDEYPLLFTTGRHYARYNFSSMTGKTLEIDDIAPEALAEINPKDAEQMGINEGDILRLTSRRGAVTIKATITDRTQQGTVFTTYNYHDTPVNLLTLDALDRLSRTPEYKLCAIRVEVVEKKTSCER, from the coding sequence GTGGCCAGTCTGGCCATCACTTTCGGCAGCGGCGCAATGACAAACTCCATTGCCGATGCAGTCAACGGCAAAACCGATCTCTTTCTGATGATCGGCAGCAATCCCGACACCAGCCATCCCACCATCGGCCTGCGCATCCACCAGGCCGTTGATCGAGGAGCCAAGCTGATCGTCATCGATCCGCGCAAAACAAAACTTGCCGAGCGGGCCGATCATTGGCTGCGCATTCTTCCCGGTACCGATGTGGCAATGCTGAACGGACTGATGCACATCATCATCGAGGAGGACCTCTGGGACAAGGAGTTTGTCGCGGAGCGTACCGAAGATTTCGATGAGCTGCGCACCCTGGTGAAAAAATATCCGCCGGAGATGGTGGCCCGCATCACCGGCATCACCGCTGAGCAACTGCGCCGTGTGGCCCGCATGTATGCCGCTCCGGGCCGGCACGCCATATACCACGGGATGGGAATCACCCATTACACCACCGGCACCGATCGAGTTAAATCCATCGCCAACCTGGCGATGCTCTGCGGCAAGGTCGGGATGGAGGGCGGCGGCTGCAACCCCCTGCGCGGACAGAACAACGTCCAGGGCGCCTGCGACATGGGCGCCCTGTTCAACACCCTGCCGGGCTACGGCGGGCTGGATGACGACGACCTGTTCGATTGCTACGAAAAACTCTGGAATGTCAAACTGCCGCGGCGTCCCGGCAAACCCGCCACCGAGGTGTGGGACAACATCATGAAGGGAGACATCCGCGCCCTCTACATCTTCGGGGAGGATCCGGCCATTGCCGACGCCAATATCGGTCATGTGCGTCAGGCACTGGAGGAAGTCGATTTCCTGGTGGTGCAGGATATTTTTCTCACTGAAACCGCCAAGGCAGCGGACGTGGTGTTTCCTGCCGCCTGTTTCGCCGAGAAAGACGGCACCTTTGCCTCCACCGAACGGAGGGTGCAGCGGGTGCGCAAAGCGGTGGATCCACCCGGTGATGCGAAACCGGACTGGCGGATCTTCTGCGAACTGTCCCGTAAGATGGGTTATCCCCTCGAGTACGAAAGCGTTGAGCATATATTTCAGGAAATCGCTTCCATTCTCCCCCAATACCGGGGTATAAGCTATAAACGGCTTGATACCGTCGGTCTGCAGTGGCCGGTGCCTGATGCGGACCATCCAGGCACCCCGGTGTTGCATATCGGCAATTTCACCCGGGGCAAGGGCTTATTTGTTGCCGAGGACTATATCCCGCCGCAGGAACCGGTAAACGATGAGTACCCGTTGCTCTTTACCACCGGCCGCCATTATGCCCGGTACAACTTCAGCAGCATGACCGGCAAAACCCTGGAGATCGATGATATCGCGCCCGAGGCACTGGCTGAGATCAACCCGAAAGACGCCGAACAGATGGGAATCAACGAAGGCGACATATTGCGCCTGACATCGCGGCGCGGCGCAGTCACCATCAAGGCGACCATTACCGATCGAACCCAGCAGGGCACCGTTTTCACCACCTACAACTACCATGACACGCCGGTCAACCTTCTTACCCTGGATGCACTGGATCGTTTGTCCCGTACCCCGGAATACAAGCTCTGCGCAATCAGAGTAGAGGTGGTTGAGAAAAAAACATCTTGTGAGAGATAA
- a CDS encoding cell division protein FtsH: protein MFAVVALIVVGGIVAVFWTIENRLPPISYNEFLETLERGEIAEVRLDQGQISLTDTFGREFSSFAPDVPSLLPRLLAKNVVVLPAEKKAAMLWQVAELAVPMMLILIVWFSLLRNHGTGENEADFGREKLAHFTPQKKYKQVTFRDVAGVPEAKEELLEVIDFLQRPKKYSKLGAVIPRGILFQGPPGTGKTLLARAIAGESGVPFFSISGSDFVEMFVGVGASRVRDLFKEAKKNTPCIVFIDEIDAVGGHRGAGSMTGGQDERGQTLNALLVEMDGFSTEETIIILAATNRPDILDPALLRPGRFDRQISILPPDVKGRLQILRVYAQKLALAENMDLENVARSTPGFTGAELASLMNEAALIAGRMGDSAIRPEHMEKAKDRILMGVERKGLVISEKDRKTMAYHESGHAVLARHLPETDPVHKITIIPRGKALGHTQQLPLTDRHAYSREYLLSRIKILMGGRVAEEICLSQQTTGAEDDFRQAISLATKMVCQWGMSEAIGPLAYLQNDGGFLGEQLNRSAYSEETGQRIDREVKRLVESCYQEAREILTAEKDFVIYLADMLLLNETLDREEMEIVYECTSKKRIAGDSALAPDDGPACAAIKAAHALFSPAEKNG from the coding sequence TTGTTTGCCGTTGTGGCCTTGATTGTCGTCGGCGGGATCGTTGCCGTCTTCTGGACTATTGAAAACCGTCTTCCGCCAATCAGTTACAACGAATTCCTTGAGACCCTGGAAAGAGGCGAAATAGCCGAGGTCCGCCTTGATCAGGGGCAAATTTCCCTTACCGATACATTTGGCCGCGAGTTTTCCTCGTTTGCCCCGGATGTCCCTTCCCTCTTGCCCAGGCTGCTTGCCAAGAATGTTGTTGTTCTGCCGGCGGAGAAAAAGGCGGCAATGCTGTGGCAGGTTGCCGAACTCGCCGTGCCGATGATGCTTATTCTCATTGTCTGGTTTTCCCTGCTGCGCAATCATGGGACCGGGGAAAACGAGGCGGATTTCGGCAGGGAGAAGCTTGCCCATTTTACTCCCCAGAAAAAGTATAAACAGGTGACGTTTCGTGATGTCGCCGGGGTACCGGAGGCCAAGGAGGAATTGCTGGAGGTGATTGATTTTCTTCAGCGGCCCAAAAAATACAGCAAACTCGGGGCGGTCATCCCGCGCGGCATCCTGTTTCAGGGCCCGCCGGGCACAGGCAAGACGTTGCTGGCCCGCGCCATCGCCGGAGAATCCGGCGTCCCCTTTTTTTCCATCAGCGGTTCGGATTTTGTCGAGATGTTTGTCGGCGTCGGCGCCTCCAGGGTGCGGGATCTCTTCAAGGAGGCGAAAAAAAATACGCCCTGCATTGTTTTTATTGATGAGATCGATGCGGTGGGAGGGCACCGAGGTGCGGGCAGCATGACCGGCGGGCAGGATGAGCGCGGCCAGACGCTCAACGCCCTGCTGGTTGAAATGGATGGTTTTTCCACTGAAGAGACGATCATTATTCTCGCCGCCACCAACCGGCCGGATATCCTTGATCCGGCCCTGCTGCGGCCGGGCCGTTTTGACCGGCAGATCAGTATTCTCCCACCCGATGTCAAAGGCAGGCTGCAGATTCTCCGGGTTTATGCCCAGAAACTGGCGCTTGCCGAGAACATGGATCTTGAAAATGTGGCGCGCAGCACCCCGGGATTCACCGGCGCCGAGCTTGCAAGCCTGATGAACGAAGCGGCTCTTATTGCCGGACGCATGGGCGACAGCGCCATCCGGCCGGAGCATATGGAAAAGGCCAAGGACCGGATCCTGATGGGGGTTGAACGAAAAGGGCTTGTCATCAGCGAGAAGGATCGCAAGACCATGGCCTACCATGAATCAGGCCATGCGGTGCTCGCCCGCCACCTGCCGGAAACCGATCCTGTCCATAAGATTACCATCATCCCCAGGGGAAAGGCGCTTGGTCATACCCAGCAATTGCCGTTGACTGATCGCCACGCCTATTCAAGGGAATACCTGCTCAGCCGCATCAAGATTCTCATGGGCGGTCGTGTGGCGGAGGAGATTTGCCTGTCACAGCAGACCACCGGTGCGGAGGACGATTTCCGTCAGGCCATCAGTCTTGCCACCAAGATGGTGTGCCAGTGGGGCATGAGTGAGGCAATCGGACCGCTGGCCTATCTGCAGAACGATGGGGGCTTTCTCGGGGAACAGCTGAACAGGTCCGCCTACAGTGAAGAAACGGGACAGCGGATAGACCGGGAGGTGAAAAGACTGGTTGAATCCTGCTACCAGGAGGCGCGGGAAATATTAACAGCGGAAAAGGACTTTGTCATTTATCTGGCCGATATGCTGCTGCTTAATGAGACCCTGGATCGGGAGGAAATGGAGATCGTCTATGAATGCACCTCGAAAAAGAGGATAGCCGGGGATTCCGCCCTCGCGCCTGACGACGGGCCGGCTTGCGCCGCAATCAAGGCCGCGCACGCGTTGTTTTCCCCGGCGGAGAAAAATGGATGA
- a CDS encoding tRNA (N6-threonylcarbamoyladenosine(37)-N6)-methyltransferase TrmO has protein sequence MKIEYVPIGIIHSPHASRQDMPIQPAGASGIKGRVVVFPEYAAGLQDLEGFSHIVLLYHFHRSSGFQLTVVPFLDTVPRGVFATRAPRRPNPIGMSVVKLLRVAGCVLEIENVDILDGTPLLDIKPHVPEFDGQADIRTGWLEEAVQAVRRHKSDGRFADPEKNGPPGDDF, from the coding sequence ATGAAAATCGAATATGTGCCGATAGGAATTATCCATTCCCCCCACGCATCGCGGCAGGACATGCCCATTCAACCCGCCGGTGCATCCGGCATCAAGGGCCGGGTGGTGGTGTTTCCTGAGTACGCGGCAGGGTTGCAGGACCTTGAGGGCTTTTCCCATATTGTCCTCCTTTACCATTTTCACCGGAGTTCGGGTTTCCAGCTGACGGTTGTTCCCTTTCTCGATACCGTGCCGCGCGGGGTCTTTGCCACCCGCGCCCCACGTCGTCCCAACCCCATCGGCATGTCCGTGGTCAAGCTTCTCCGGGTTGCGGGATGTGTGCTTGAAATAGAGAATGTTGATATTCTTGACGGCACGCCGCTGCTCGATATCAAACCCCATGTGCCGGAATTTGACGGGCAGGCGGACATCCGTACCGGATGGCTTGAAGAAGCGGTGCAAGCCGTGAGGCGGCACAAGTCGGATGGAAGATTTGCTGATCCGGAAAAAAACGGCCCGCCCGGAGATGATTTTTAA
- a CDS encoding phosphoribosylaminoimidazolesuccinocarboxamide synthase — MSASPVTKTNFPDLKLIHRGKVRDLYEVEDKLLMVATDRISAFDVVMEDPIAHKGEVLTQVSLFWFDYLADIIPNHLISADPAEYPAVCAPYADQLRGRSMLVKKAKPLPVECIVRGYISGSFWSAYKENTTVCGFKLPDGLRESEKLPEVLFTPSTKAELGLHDENISLEKMEEIVGRQETAEISRVCVELYRKAADYARSRGIIIADTKFELGWHEGRLMLIDEVLTPDSSRFWPEDDYQIGRGQASFDKQFLRDYLSSLDWPKTPPAPKLPADIINKTSARYLEALERITGKTLAG; from the coding sequence ATGAGTGCATCCCCGGTTACCAAAACCAATTTCCCGGATCTGAAATTAATCCATCGCGGTAAGGTTCGCGATCTCTACGAGGTTGAGGACAAGCTCCTCATGGTAGCAACCGACAGAATATCCGCCTTTGATGTTGTCATGGAAGATCCCATTGCCCATAAAGGCGAAGTGCTGACCCAGGTCTCTCTTTTCTGGTTCGACTATCTGGCCGACATTATCCCGAACCATCTCATTTCCGCCGATCCCGCCGAATATCCGGCGGTCTGCGCCCCTTACGCCGATCAACTCAGGGGACGCAGCATGCTGGTGAAAAAGGCCAAACCCCTGCCGGTGGAATGCATTGTCCGCGGTTATATTTCCGGCTCTTTCTGGAGCGCATATAAAGAAAACACCACGGTTTGCGGTTTCAAACTGCCTGATGGGTTGCGGGAGTCGGAGAAGTTGCCCGAGGTGCTCTTTACCCCTTCCACCAAGGCGGAGCTGGGGCTCCACGATGAAAACATTTCTTTGGAGAAAATGGAGGAGATCGTCGGCAGACAGGAAACAGCGGAGATTTCCCGGGTATGCGTCGAGCTGTATCGCAAGGCGGCCGATTATGCGCGCAGCCGGGGGATCATCATTGCCGACACGAAATTCGAGCTGGGCTGGCATGAGGGCAGGCTGATGCTCATCGATGAGGTGCTGACGCCGGATTCGTCCCGTTTCTGGCCGGAAGACGACTATCAGATCGGCCGGGGCCAGGCCAGTTTCGACAAGCAGTTTCTCCGGGATTATCTGTCTTCCCTTGACTGGCCGAAAACGCCGCCGGCACCGAAACTTCCGGCGGATATCATCAATAAAACCAGCGCCCGCTACCTTGAGGCACTGGAGAGAATTACCGGCAAAACCCTGGCCGGATGA
- a CDS encoding tRNA (adenosine(37)-N6)-threonylcarbamoyltransferase complex ATPase subunit type 1 TsaE — translation MTAARTISLPTLDDTLRFGRHLGRTASPGDIFTLSGDLGAGKTTLTQAIGQGLEVPPDYYITSPTFSLLHEYPGRIPLYHMDLYRLGSAEEIEELGFEDYIYGNGLTVIEWPDRLEYLMPDNRLDIFISTVSATCRSLLLTAHGKMLSRLPSFLPD, via the coding sequence ATGACAGCAGCCCGCACCATCTCCCTGCCCACACTTGACGACACGCTCCGTTTTGGCCGTCATCTCGGCCGGACGGCCAGTCCGGGCGACATATTCACCCTGTCCGGCGACCTGGGTGCGGGAAAAACAACACTGACCCAGGCCATTGGCCAAGGGCTTGAAGTGCCGCCGGACTATTACATCACAAGCCCCACATTCAGCCTGCTCCATGAGTATCCGGGCCGCATCCCCCTCTACCATATGGATCTCTACCGGCTCGGTTCAGCCGAAGAAATTGAAGAACTCGGCTTTGAAGATTATATCTATGGAAACGGGTTGACCGTCATCGAATGGCCGGACCGACTCGAGTATCTCATGCCGGACAACCGCCTCGACATCTTCATTTCCACCGTTTCCGCAACATGCCGCTCCCTGCTGCTTACTGCCCATGGCAAGATGCTTTCCCGACTCCCCTCTTTTTTACCGGATTAA